In Ensifer canadensis, a genomic segment contains:
- a CDS encoding GH1 family beta-glucosidase, producing the protein MIEAKTLAQRFPGDFVFGVATASFQIEGATKMDGRKPSIWDAFSNMPGRVFGRHNGDIACDHYNRLDDDLDLIKSLGVEAYRFSIAWPRIIPEGTGPINEKGLDFYDRLVDGLKARNIKAFATLYHWDLPLALMGDGGWTARTTAYAFQRYAKTVIARLGDRLDAIATFNEPWCSVWLSHLYGIHAPGERNMDAALHALHFTNLAHGLGVDAIRSERPNLPAGIVINAHSVYPGSDAAADKAAAERAFDFHNGVFFGPIFKGEYPESFMSALGHRMPDIEDGDMETISRPLDWWGLNYYTPMRVSDDAAAGAEYPATINAKPVSDVKTDIGWEVYAPALGQLVETLNARYDLPDCYITENGACYNMGVENGAVDDQPRLDYIAEHLSVTADLISKGYPMRGYFAWSLMDNFEWAEGYKMRFGIVHVDYETQVRTIKKSGHWYKSLAEEFPAGNHI; encoded by the coding sequence ATGATCGAAGCAAAAACCCTTGCCCAACGTTTCCCGGGCGATTTCGTGTTCGGAGTGGCGACGGCCTCCTTCCAGATCGAGGGAGCCACCAAGATGGACGGGCGCAAGCCATCGATCTGGGATGCCTTCTCCAACATGCCGGGCCGGGTCTTCGGCCGGCACAATGGCGATATCGCCTGCGATCACTACAACAGGCTCGACGATGATCTCGATCTGATCAAGAGCCTCGGCGTCGAGGCCTACCGGTTCTCGATCGCCTGGCCGCGCATCATTCCCGAAGGCACCGGCCCGATCAACGAGAAGGGCCTCGACTTCTACGACCGTCTCGTTGACGGCCTGAAGGCGCGTAACATCAAGGCCTTCGCCACGCTTTATCACTGGGACCTGCCGCTGGCGCTGATGGGCGACGGCGGCTGGACGGCGCGCACCACGGCCTACGCCTTCCAGCGTTATGCCAAGACTGTCATCGCTCGGCTCGGCGACCGGCTCGACGCGATCGCGACCTTCAACGAGCCCTGGTGCTCGGTGTGGCTCAGCCATCTCTACGGCATTCACGCGCCGGGCGAGCGCAACATGGACGCGGCGCTGCACGCGCTGCATTTCACCAACCTGGCACATGGCCTCGGCGTCGACGCCATCCGCTCGGAGCGGCCGAACCTGCCAGCCGGCATCGTTATCAACGCTCATTCGGTCTATCCCGGCAGCGACGCTGCTGCCGACAAGGCGGCCGCTGAGCGCGCCTTCGATTTCCACAACGGCGTCTTCTTCGGTCCGATCTTCAAGGGCGAGTATCCCGAAAGCTTCATGAGCGCGCTCGGCCATCGCATGCCCGATATCGAAGACGGCGACATGGAAACGATTTCGCGGCCGCTCGATTGGTGGGGCCTTAACTACTACACGCCAATGCGCGTCAGTGATGATGCTGCCGCCGGTGCCGAATATCCCGCGACGATCAACGCCAAGCCGGTCAGCGACGTGAAGACGGATATCGGCTGGGAGGTCTATGCGCCGGCGCTCGGCCAACTGGTGGAGACGCTTAACGCCCGCTACGACCTGCCCGATTGCTACATCACCGAGAATGGCGCCTGCTACAACATGGGCGTCGAAAATGGTGCGGTCGACGACCAGCCGCGGCTCGACTACATCGCCGAGCACCTGTCGGTGACGGCAGACCTGATTTCCAAGGGCTACCCCATGCGCGGCTACTTCGCCTGGAGCCTGATGGACAATTTCGAGTGGGCCGAAGGCTACAAGATGCGCTTCGGCATCGTGCATGTGGACTATGAGACGCAAGTGCGCACGATCAAGAAGAGCGGCCACTGGTACAAGTCATTGGCCGAAGAGTTTCCCGCGGGCAACCACATCTGA
- a CDS encoding Gfo/Idh/MocA family protein, whose translation MAIEGTSEKRERRIRLGMVGGGSGAFIGAVHRIAARLDDHYELVAGALSSTPDKAESSGRELGLDPSRVYSDFKQMAIREAKLKDGIEAVAIVTPNHVHYAAAKEFLKRGIHVICDKPLTSTLSDAKKLKKAADDSEALFVLTHNYTGYPMVRQARAMVENGDIGAIRLVQMEYPQDWLTENIEQSGQKQAAWRTDPARSGAGGSTGDIGTHAYNLGAFVSGLELEELAADLDSFVAGRKLDDNAHVMMRFKKKDGERAKGLLWCSQVAPGHENGLMVRVYGTKGGLEWTQKDPNYLWYTPFGEPKRLLTRAGAGSGPAAARVSRIPSGHPEGYLEGFANIYTEAARAIFAKRKGEAIDAAVTYPTIDDGMKGMAFVDACVQSSKRNGAWVKV comes from the coding sequence ATGGCAATCGAGGGAACGAGCGAGAAGCGCGAGCGGCGGATCAGGCTCGGCATGGTCGGCGGCGGTTCGGGCGCCTTCATCGGCGCGGTGCACCGCATCGCCGCCCGGCTCGACGATCACTACGAACTGGTGGCCGGCGCCCTGTCGTCGACGCCGGACAAGGCCGAAAGCTCCGGCCGCGAGCTCGGGCTTGATCCGTCGCGGGTCTATTCCGACTTCAAGCAAATGGCGATCCGCGAGGCCAAGCTGAAGGACGGCATCGAGGCGGTGGCGATCGTCACCCCCAACCATGTGCACTATGCCGCCGCCAAGGAATTCCTGAAGCGCGGTATCCATGTGATCTGCGACAAGCCGCTGACCTCGACGCTTTCGGATGCGAAGAAGCTGAAGAAGGCGGCCGACGACAGCGAGGCGCTGTTCGTGCTCACCCACAACTACACCGGCTATCCGATGGTGCGCCAGGCGCGCGCGATGGTCGAAAATGGCGACATCGGCGCTATCCGGCTGGTGCAGATGGAATATCCGCAGGACTGGCTGACGGAGAATATCGAGCAGTCGGGCCAGAAACAGGCGGCCTGGCGCACCGATCCGGCCCGCTCCGGCGCCGGCGGCTCGACCGGCGACATCGGCACCCATGCCTATAATCTCGGCGCCTTCGTCTCCGGGCTGGAACTCGAGGAACTTGCCGCCGACCTCGACAGCTTCGTTGCCGGCCGAAAGCTCGACGACAATGCCCATGTGATGATGCGCTTCAAGAAAAAGGACGGCGAGCGCGCCAAGGGGCTGCTCTGGTGCAGCCAGGTGGCGCCCGGCCACGAGAACGGCCTGATGGTGCGGGTCTACGGCACCAAGGGTGGGCTCGAATGGACGCAGAAGGACCCGAACTATCTCTGGTACACGCCGTTCGGCGAGCCGAAGCGGCTGCTCACCCGGGCTGGTGCCGGCTCCGGCCCGGCCGCCGCTCGCGTCAGCCGCATTCCTTCTGGCCACCCTGAAGGCTATCTCGAAGGGTTTGCCAATATCTACACCGAAGCGGCCCGGGCGATCTTCGCCAAACGAAAGGGCGAGGCGATCGATGCCGCCGTCACCTATCCGACAATCGACGACGGTATGAAGGGCATGGCCTTCGTCGATGCCTGCGTGCAGTCGTCAAAACGAAACGGCGCATGGGTAAAGGTGTAG
- a CDS encoding sugar phosphate isomerase/epimerase family protein → MKTIKGPGLFLAQFAGDAAPFNSFAAITKWAADCGYKGVQVPTWDTRLIDLQQAATSKAYCDELAGIARDNGVEITELSTHLQGQLVATHPAYDEVFDGFAVPEVRGNPGARQQWAVEQVKMALTASKNLGLNAMASFSGALAWPFVYPWPQRPAGLVETAFDELARRWKPILDHAEDCGVDICYEIHPGEDLHDGITFEMFLERTGNHGRANMLYDPSHYVLQCLDYLDNIDIYKDRIRMFHVKDAEFNPTGRQGVYGGYQGWVNRAGRFRSLGDGQVDFGAVFSKMAANDFTGWAVVEWECCLKHPEDGAGEGAEFVKHHIIRVTEKAFDDFADGGTDEAANRRLLGI, encoded by the coding sequence ATGAAAACGATTAAGGGCCCCGGTCTGTTTCTTGCGCAGTTTGCCGGGGATGCGGCGCCGTTCAACTCGTTTGCGGCGATCACCAAGTGGGCTGCCGATTGCGGCTACAAGGGCGTGCAGGTGCCGACCTGGGATACCAGGCTGATCGATTTGCAGCAGGCGGCGACGTCAAAGGCCTATTGCGACGAGCTTGCCGGCATTGCCCGCGACAACGGCGTCGAGATCACCGAGCTGTCGACCCATCTGCAGGGCCAGCTGGTCGCCACCCATCCGGCCTATGACGAGGTGTTCGACGGTTTTGCCGTGCCGGAAGTGCGCGGCAATCCTGGGGCACGGCAGCAATGGGCGGTCGAGCAGGTGAAGATGGCGCTGACGGCGTCGAAGAACCTCGGGCTTAATGCGATGGCGAGCTTCTCCGGCGCGCTTGCCTGGCCGTTCGTCTATCCCTGGCCGCAGCGGCCGGCCGGCCTGGTCGAGACCGCCTTCGACGAACTGGCGCGGCGCTGGAAACCGATCCTCGACCATGCCGAGGATTGCGGCGTCGACATCTGCTACGAGATCCATCCGGGCGAGGACCTGCACGACGGCATCACCTTCGAGATGTTTTTAGAGCGCACCGGCAACCATGGCCGCGCCAACATGCTCTACGACCCCTCGCACTATGTGCTGCAGTGCCTCGACTATCTCGACAACATCGACATCTACAAGGATCGCATCCGGATGTTCCACGTCAAGGATGCCGAGTTCAACCCGACCGGGCGGCAGGGCGTCTATGGCGGCTACCAGGGCTGGGTCAACCGGGCCGGGCGTTTCCGCTCGCTCGGCGACGGCCAGGTCGATTTCGGCGCGGTGTTTTCCAAGATGGCGGCCAATGATTTTACCGGCTGGGCAGTGGTCGAATGGGAGTGCTGCCTGAAGCATCCCGAAGACGGCGCGGGCGAAGGCGCCGAGTTCGTCAAGCACCACATCATCCGGGTGACCGAAAAGGCCTTCGACGATTTTGCCGACGGCGGTACCGACGAGGCCGCCAACCGGCGCCTGCTGGGGATTTGA
- the xylA gene encoding xylose isomerase has protein sequence MSTGFFGDIAKIKYEGPESSNPLAFRHYNKDEVVFGKRMEDHLRFAVAYWHTFVWPGGDPFGGQTFERPWFKDTMDAAKLKADVAFEFFQLLGVPYYCFHDADVRPEGRNFVENTKNLNEIVDYFAKKQADTGVKLLWGTANLFSNRRYMSGAATNPDPDVFAFAAATVKTCLDATQRLGGENYVLWGGREGYETLLNTDLSRELDQLGRFVNLVVDYKHKIGFKGAILIEPKPQEPTKHQYDYDVATVYGFLKRYGLEKEVQVNIEQGHAILAGHSFEHELALANALGIFGSIDMNRNDYQSGWDTDQFPNNVPEMALAYYQVLAGGGFKSGGTNFDAKLRRQSLDPEDLLIGHIGGMDCCARGIKAAAQMIEDKALSAPLDQRYAGWQVPEAKKMLEGGFSLEEIEAWVLKSDLNPQPKSGKQELLENVVNRYV, from the coding sequence GTGAGCACGGGATTTTTCGGCGATATCGCTAAGATCAAGTATGAGGGACCGGAGAGCAGCAATCCGCTCGCCTTCCGCCACTACAACAAGGACGAGGTCGTTTTCGGCAAGCGCATGGAAGATCACCTGCGCTTCGCGGTTGCCTATTGGCACACCTTCGTCTGGCCGGGCGGAGACCCCTTTGGCGGCCAGACGTTCGAGCGCCCATGGTTCAAGGACACGATGGATGCGGCCAAGCTGAAGGCGGATGTTGCGTTCGAATTCTTCCAGCTGCTCGGCGTTCCCTACTACTGCTTCCACGATGCCGACGTGCGCCCCGAGGGCCGGAACTTCGTCGAAAACACCAAGAACCTCAACGAGATCGTCGACTATTTCGCAAAGAAGCAGGCCGACACCGGCGTCAAGCTGCTCTGGGGCACCGCCAACCTCTTCTCCAATCGCCGCTATATGTCGGGTGCCGCCACCAATCCGGATCCGGATGTGTTTGCCTTTGCAGCCGCGACGGTAAAGACCTGCCTAGATGCCACCCAGCGTCTCGGCGGTGAGAACTACGTGCTGTGGGGCGGGCGCGAAGGTTACGAGACGCTGCTCAACACCGACCTTTCGCGAGAACTCGACCAGCTCGGCCGCTTCGTCAATCTGGTGGTCGACTACAAGCACAAGATCGGCTTCAAGGGCGCGATCCTGATCGAGCCGAAGCCGCAGGAGCCGACCAAGCACCAGTATGACTATGACGTCGCCACGGTCTACGGCTTCCTCAAGAGGTACGGTCTGGAGAAGGAAGTCCAGGTCAATATCGAGCAGGGCCATGCGATCCTCGCCGGCCATTCCTTCGAGCACGAACTGGCTCTTGCCAATGCGCTTGGCATCTTCGGTTCGATCGACATGAACCGCAACGACTACCAGTCGGGTTGGGATACGGACCAGTTCCCCAACAACGTGCCGGAAATGGCGCTCGCCTACTATCAGGTGCTGGCAGGCGGCGGTTTCAAGTCGGGCGGCACCAACTTCGACGCGAAGCTGCGGCGCCAGTCGCTCGACCCCGAGGACCTCTTGATCGGCCATATCGGCGGCATGGATTGCTGCGCCCGCGGCATCAAGGCGGCCGCCCAGATGATCGAAGACAAGGCGCTGTCGGCTCCGCTTGATCAGCGCTACGCCGGTTGGCAGGTGCCGGAAGCCAAGAAGATGCTCGAGGGTGGCTTCTCGCTGGAAGAGATCGAAGCTTGGGTGCTGAAGTCCGACCTCAACCCGCAACCGAAGTCCGGCAAGCAGGAGCTGCTGGAGAATGTCGTCAACCGCTACGTCTGA
- a CDS encoding nuclear transport factor 2 family protein — MNDFNRIAEAYIAAWNAEVGSRSVLIEAAFTVDVAYRDPIMQGDGHAGIGGLIAGVQGQFPGFRFTLKGTPDGFADTIRFSWALGPDGDESVIEGTDVGLIENGRLKQVTGFIDKVPAQ, encoded by the coding sequence ATGAACGATTTCAACCGGATCGCCGAGGCCTACATCGCCGCCTGGAACGCAGAGGTCGGCAGCCGCAGCGTGTTGATCGAAGCGGCCTTTACCGTCGACGTCGCCTATCGCGACCCGATCATGCAGGGTGACGGGCATGCGGGCATCGGCGGCTTGATCGCCGGCGTTCAGGGCCAGTTTCCTGGTTTTCGCTTCACGCTCAAGGGCACGCCGGACGGCTTTGCCGACACGATCCGCTTCTCCTGGGCGCTTGGCCCAGATGGCGACGAATCCGTGATCGAGGGCACCGACGTCGGCCTCATCGAGAACGGCCGGCTGAAACAGGTCACCGGCTTTATCGACAAGGTGCCGGCGCAATAG
- the xylB gene encoding xylulokinase, which yields MYLGLDLGTSGVKAMLMDGDQRIVGSASGALDVSRPHPGWSEQDPAAWIRATEEAISGLKAAHPSALAAVRGIGLSGQMHGATLLDADDKVLRPCILWNDTRSFREAAALDAEPQFRAITGNIVFPGFTAPKLAWVRENEPDLFAKVRWVLLPKDYLRLWLTGEHMSEMSDSAGTAWLDTAKRRWSESLLSATGMEERQMPDLVEGTDRAGGLRPELASRWGMDAGVVVAGGAGDNAASACGMGTVGEGHAFVSLGTSGVLFAANASYLPNPESAVHAFCHALPNTWHQMGVILSATDALNWYSGIAGRSAADLSTELGDTLKAPSGVTFLPYLSGERTPHNDATIRGAFAGLGHESSRVVLTQAVMEGVSFAIRDSLEALRAAGTTLSRVTAIGGGSRSRYWLKSIATALDLPVDLPADGDFGAAFGAARLGLIAATGADPVAICHAPKTAETIAPEAAFVAAYDEAYQSYRRLYPAIKGATT from the coding sequence ATGTATCTTGGACTGGATCTCGGCACGTCGGGCGTCAAGGCGATGCTGATGGATGGCGATCAGCGTATTGTCGGTTCGGCATCCGGCGCACTCGACGTCTCGCGGCCGCATCCCGGTTGGTCGGAGCAGGACCCGGCCGCTTGGATCAGGGCTACCGAGGAGGCGATATCAGGCCTGAAGGCGGCACATCCTTCAGCCCTTGCCGCCGTGCGCGGCATCGGCCTTTCCGGCCAGATGCATGGCGCGACGCTGCTTGACGCCGACGACAAGGTGCTGCGGCCCTGCATCCTCTGGAACGACACCCGCAGTTTTCGCGAGGCAGCGGCGCTCGATGCCGAGCCGCAATTCCGCGCCATCACCGGCAACATCGTCTTCCCCGGATTCACCGCGCCGAAACTCGCATGGGTGCGTGAAAACGAGCCGGATCTCTTTGCCAAGGTGCGGTGGGTGCTGTTGCCGAAGGACTATCTGCGCCTGTGGCTGACGGGTGAGCATATGTCCGAGATGTCGGATTCGGCCGGCACGGCTTGGCTCGATACGGCCAAGCGCCGCTGGTCAGAAAGCCTGCTTTCGGCCACCGGCATGGAGGAACGGCAGATGCCGGATCTCGTCGAAGGCACGGATCGGGCGGGCGGGCTCCGGCCCGAGCTGGCGTCACGCTGGGGCATGGATGCCGGCGTCGTCGTTGCCGGGGGGGCGGGCGACAATGCGGCGTCTGCCTGCGGTATGGGCACCGTCGGCGAAGGCCATGCTTTCGTTTCATTGGGCACGTCGGGTGTGCTGTTTGCCGCCAATGCAAGCTACCTGCCCAATCCGGAAAGCGCCGTTCACGCCTTCTGCCACGCTCTGCCGAATACCTGGCATCAGATGGGTGTCATTCTGTCGGCGACCGATGCGCTCAACTGGTATTCCGGAATCGCCGGTCGCAGCGCCGCCGACCTCAGCACCGAGCTCGGCGATACGCTGAAGGCGCCAAGCGGCGTGACCTTCCTTCCCTATCTCTCCGGCGAGCGCACGCCCCACAATGATGCAACGATCCGCGGCGCATTTGCCGGGCTCGGCCACGAGAGCAGCCGGGTAGTGCTGACGCAGGCGGTCATGGAAGGCGTTTCCTTCGCCATCCGTGACAGCCTCGAAGCTTTGCGTGCCGCCGGCACGACGCTTTCGCGGGTGACGGCGATCGGTGGTGGATCGCGTTCGCGCTACTGGCTGAAGTCGATCGCGACCGCGCTCGACCTGCCGGTCGATCTGCCTGCTGATGGCGATTTCGGCGCCGCCTTCGGTGCTGCGCGTCTCGGCCTGATCGCGGCGACCGGCGCCGACCCAGTCGCGATTTGCCATGCACCGAAAACGGCGGAAACGATCGCGCCCGAAGCGGCTTTTGTGGCGGCCTACGACGAAGCCTACCAGAGCTATCGGCGTCTCTATCCCGCCATCAAGGGCGCGACGACGTGA
- a CDS encoding LacI family DNA-binding transcriptional regulator, translated as MRPTVHDIAAEAGVSLATVDRVLNNRPGVRTVTRDKVERAIATLGYIRDVAAANLAKSRSYPLIFILPEGENAFMRGLEAEVQSAMARSAVERTDVSILSVPAFDASALADALDEARRRGPAGVAVVAVEAPEVVAAVGRLREDGIAVVTLVSDLTGSEREHFAGVDNIAAGRTAGSLMRRFVGGRDGPVAIVAGSMLVRDHRDRLEGFSAAVNEGAAKRQLLPVVEGHDDPSEVENLVQDLLAAHPNLTGIYSLGAGNRGLIAALEKAGRQSEICAIAHELTPYSRAALVSGTIDALLNQDAGHEVRSAIRVLKARADGLSMIEAQERIRIDIFLKDNLPVEPV; from the coding sequence ATGCGCCCTACAGTCCACGACATCGCTGCAGAAGCAGGCGTCAGCCTTGCGACCGTCGACCGGGTTTTGAACAATCGCCCGGGTGTGCGGACGGTCACGCGCGACAAGGTCGAGCGCGCGATCGCGACGCTCGGTTATATCAGGGACGTGGCGGCGGCCAACCTTGCCAAGAGCCGCAGCTATCCGCTGATCTTCATTTTGCCCGAAGGCGAAAACGCCTTCATGCGCGGGCTCGAGGCCGAGGTCCAGTCCGCAATGGCCCGCTCCGCCGTCGAGCGGACCGATGTCAGCATCCTCTCCGTTCCCGCCTTCGATGCATCGGCGCTGGCCGATGCGCTCGACGAAGCGCGCCGACGCGGACCGGCCGGCGTTGCCGTCGTTGCCGTCGAAGCGCCTGAAGTGGTTGCGGCCGTTGGGCGGCTTCGCGAGGACGGCATTGCCGTCGTCACCCTCGTGTCCGACCTGACCGGCTCCGAGCGCGAGCATTTCGCCGGCGTCGACAATATTGCCGCCGGACGCACGGCCGGCAGTCTGATGCGGCGTTTTGTCGGCGGCCGCGACGGGCCCGTTGCCATCGTCGCCGGATCGATGCTGGTGCGAGACCATCGGGATCGGCTTGAGGGTTTCAGCGCTGCCGTCAATGAAGGTGCCGCCAAGCGGCAGCTTTTGCCCGTGGTCGAGGGCCACGATGACCCGTCGGAAGTCGAAAATCTGGTGCAGGATCTGCTCGCCGCGCATCCGAACCTTACCGGCATCTACAGCCTCGGCGCCGGCAACCGCGGCCTGATCGCGGCGCTGGAGAAGGCCGGACGTCAGTCCGAGATCTGCGCGATCGCGCACGAATTGACGCCGTACAGTCGTGCTGCACTCGTTTCGGGTACCATCGATGCGCTGCTCAACCAGGATGCCGGTCACGAGGTGCGCAGCGCCATTCGCGTGCTGAAGGCCCGCGCCGATGGGCTCTCGATGATAGAGGCGCAGGAACGCATCCGCATCGACATTTTCCTCAAAGACAACCTGCCGGTCGAACCGGTGTAA
- a CDS encoding metallophosphoesterase has protein sequence MRAYQHFGISRRSFLAAAAGIGATLLATPMRAAGRPPIDATFLFSNDIHACLVSTEGLAPNCAAEGKTDANLLRHVAALNALPAMHWPETVGGQSSGLGSTGRRIGRPLGLVLGGDVTDDGGGQVRQPREGRQLQQFSSRYQEGPGADRVHFPVYVGLGNHDLDQDGPPPHVDWYRRELRDYVELNHRQSVFYKPPVPVTNYDPLSDCYSWDWGGLHLVQLQRFGGDVSKGAVDALPWLKQDLATYAADGRPVILFQHYGWDAFSTEVWDAAARTFDDQGNGPPHWWSPGERQALVDAVKGYNVIGLFHGHQHETAMIYRREGLDLFKPKAAYMGGFALVRVTDGFMDVVLAEAGKGHGEVTFTQAFSKRF, from the coding sequence ATGCGGGCATACCAACACTTCGGCATCTCCAGGCGCTCCTTCCTTGCCGCCGCCGCCGGCATCGGCGCGACACTGTTGGCCACGCCCATGCGCGCAGCCGGACGCCCGCCCATCGATGCTACCTTCCTGTTTTCGAACGATATCCACGCCTGCCTCGTCTCGACCGAGGGCCTTGCGCCGAACTGTGCGGCCGAAGGCAAGACCGACGCGAATCTGCTTCGCCACGTGGCAGCGCTCAATGCCCTGCCGGCGATGCACTGGCCGGAAACCGTCGGCGGTCAGTCAAGCGGGCTCGGCAGCACCGGCCGGCGGATCGGCCGGCCGCTCGGTCTTGTGCTCGGTGGCGACGTGACCGATGACGGCGGCGGACAGGTGCGCCAGCCGCGTGAGGGACGGCAGCTGCAGCAGTTTTCGAGCCGCTATCAGGAAGGACCGGGTGCCGACCGCGTGCACTTCCCCGTCTATGTCGGGCTCGGCAACCATGACCTCGACCAGGACGGGCCGCCGCCGCATGTCGACTGGTATCGCCGCGAACTGCGCGACTATGTCGAGCTCAATCATCGGCAGTCGGTGTTCTACAAGCCTCCGGTGCCGGTGACGAACTACGACCCGCTGTCGGATTGCTATTCCTGGGATTGGGGCGGGCTGCATCTCGTTCAGCTCCAACGCTTCGGTGGCGACGTCAGCAAGGGTGCGGTGGATGCGCTGCCGTGGCTGAAGCAGGATCTGGCAACCTATGCCGCTGACGGCCGACCGGTGATCCTGTTCCAGCACTATGGCTGGGATGCCTTCTCGACGGAGGTCTGGGACGCTGCCGCCAGGACCTTCGACGACCAGGGCAATGGCCCGCCGCATTGGTGGAGTCCTGGCGAGCGGCAGGCGCTCGTTGATGCCGTCAAGGGCTATAATGTCATCGGTCTCTTTCACGGCCATCAGCACGAAACCGCGATGATCTATCGCCGCGAAGGGCTGGATCTGTTCAAGCCGAAGGCGGCCTATATGGGCGGTTTCGCGCTCGTGCGCGTGACCGACGGCTTCATGGATGTGGTGCTTGCCGAGGCCGGGAAGGGCCACGGCGAGGTCACTTTCACGCAAGCATTCAGCAAGCGTTTTTAG
- a CDS encoding DHA2 family efflux MFS transporter permease subunit, producing MAATATAGSVAAAAPKVEEHMDPRRLIAFFAMVVGMFMAILDIQIVSASLAEIQAGLSAGSDEIGWVQTSYLIAEVIMIPLSGTLARIVSTRVLFSVSAAGFTAASALAATATNIDQMIVYRAIQGFIGGGMIPSVFAAAFTIFPPSKRNIVSPIIGLIATLAPTIGPTVGGYLSHAFSWHWLFLVNVIPGIIVATLTWTFIDFDKPELGLFKKFDWWGLASMAIFLGSLEYVLEEGNANDWFNDEHIVMGAVATVIAAVIFFYRAFKVEFPVVDLRAFSNRNFAFGSMFSFVMGIGLYGLTYLYPLYLGRIRGYDSLMIGETMFVSGLAMFFTAPVAGFLSGKLDPRVLMTIGFASFASGTWIIGHLTADWDFYELFIPQILRGVGLMLCMVPINNIALGTMPPARMRGASGLFNLTRNLGGAVGLAVINTILTQRQDLHYARLSEHIQWGNPEAMERFNNMAATFNAHGLDGASIAIKQLAAMAQKQAMILSFGDIFVILTVLFLSLILGVMMIKKPQGVGPSGGGH from the coding sequence ATGGCCGCAACGGCAACAGCAGGCTCGGTGGCGGCAGCCGCACCGAAGGTCGAAGAACATATGGACCCGAGAAGGCTGATCGCCTTCTTCGCCATGGTCGTCGGCATGTTCATGGCGATCCTCGACATCCAGATCGTTTCGGCATCGCTTGCCGAAATCCAGGCCGGCCTGTCGGCCGGCTCCGACGAAATCGGCTGGGTGCAGACCTCCTACCTCATTGCCGAAGTCATCATGATCCCGCTTTCGGGCACGCTGGCGCGTATCGTCTCGACGCGGGTATTGTTTTCGGTATCGGCTGCGGGTTTCACCGCGGCAAGCGCGCTCGCCGCCACAGCCACCAATATCGACCAGATGATCGTCTACCGGGCGATCCAGGGCTTCATCGGTGGCGGCATGATTCCGTCAGTCTTTGCGGCTGCCTTCACCATTTTTCCGCCGTCGAAGCGCAACATCGTTTCGCCGATCATCGGTCTGATCGCCACGCTCGCGCCGACCATCGGCCCGACCGTCGGCGGCTACCTCAGCCACGCCTTCTCCTGGCACTGGCTGTTCCTGGTCAATGTCATTCCCGGCATCATCGTTGCGACGCTGACCTGGACCTTCATCGATTTCGACAAGCCGGAGCTTGGTCTGTTCAAGAAGTTCGACTGGTGGGGGCTCGCCTCGATGGCGATCTTCCTCGGCTCGCTCGAATATGTCCTGGAAGAAGGCAACGCCAACGACTGGTTCAACGACGAGCATATCGTCATGGGTGCCGTCGCCACCGTGATCGCCGCGGTGATTTTCTTCTACCGGGCCTTCAAGGTGGAATTCCCGGTGGTCGACCTCAGGGCGTTTTCAAACCGAAATTTCGCCTTCGGTTCGATGTTCTCCTTTGTCATGGGCATCGGGCTCTATGGTCTCACCTATCTCTACCCGCTCTATCTCGGGCGCATCCGCGGCTACGATTCACTGATGATCGGCGAGACGATGTTTGTCTCGGGTCTAGCCATGTTCTTCACGGCGCCGGTCGCCGGCTTCCTGTCGGGCAAACTCGATCCGCGCGTGCTGATGACCATCGGCTTTGCCAGCTTTGCCAGCGGCACCTGGATCATCGGACATCTGACGGCTGACTGGGACTTCTACGAGCTGTTCATTCCGCAGATCCTGCGCGGCGTCGGGCTGATGCTGTGCATGGTGCCGATCAACAACATCGCGCTCGGCACCATGCCGCCGGCACGCATGCGCGGCGCATCCGGCCTCTTCAACCTGACGCGCAACCTTGGCGGCGCTGTTGGCCTGGCGGTGATCAACACCATCCTGACCCAGCGCCAGGATCTGCACTATGCCCGGCTCTCCGAACACATCCAGTGGGGCAACCCCGAGGCGATGGAGCGGTTCAACAACATGGCCGCCACCTTCAACGCCCATGGTCTCGATGGTGCTTCGATCGCCATCAAGCAGCTTGCGGCGATGGCCCAGAAGCAGGCGATGATCCTGTCGTTCGGCGATATCTTCGTCATCCTGACCGTGCTGTTCCTGTCGCTGATCCTGGGTGTGATGATGATCAAGAAACCGCAGGGCGTCGGACCCAGCGGCGGCGGGCACTAG